A region from the Corylus avellana chromosome ca7, CavTom2PMs-1.0 genome encodes:
- the LOC132186556 gene encoding uncharacterized protein LOC132186556, translated as MDPVLTITALSVLLGALIAAAFFGSYLSKRRSEVQSIAKAEPQSDPKKHPRPPQPKKSHSKAHSHSDKDQNKRHHPLDLNTLKGHGDSVTGICFSSDGQSLATACADGVVRVFKLDEASSKSFKFLRINLPAGGHPTAVAFSDDASSIIVASQMLAGSSLYMYGEEKAKAPDETKQQAKLPLPELKWEHHKVHEKRAILTLVGTTASYGSADGSTILASCSEGTDIILWHGRTGKILGNVDTNQLKNTMAAISPNGRLIAAAAFTADVKIWEIVYSKDGSVKEVSKAMQLKGHKSAVTWLCFAHNSEQIITASKDGSIRIWNINVRYHLDEDPKTLKVFPIPLDVSSGATLHYDRLSISPDGRILAATHGSTLQWLCMETGKVLDTADKAHEGDITCISWAPKAIHMGDGEVLVLATASVDKKVKLWAAPPIH; from the exons ATGGATCCGGTTCTTACAATTACGGCTCTTTCGGTTCTGCTCGGCGCTTTAATCGCGGCCGCCTTCTTTGGGAGCTACTTGAGCAAACGACGATCGGAGGTCCAGTCCATCGCGAAAGCGGAACCCCAATCGGATCCGAAGAAGCACCCGAGGCCTCCTCAGCCCAAGAAGTCTCACTCCAAAGCTCACTCCCATTCTGATAAA GATCAAAACAAACGGCATCATCCGTTGGATTTGAACACTCTGAAGGGTCATGGTGACTCGGTTACTGGGATATGTTTTTCCTCTGATGGGCAAAGTTTGGCAACGG CTTGTGCTGATGGAGTGGTCAGGGTGTTCAAGTTGGATGAGGCTTCAAGTAAGAGTTTCAA GTTTCTGAGAATTAATTTGCCTGCGGGAGGCCATCCAACAGCAGTTGCATTCTCTGATGATGCATCTTCTATAATCGTGGCTTCTCAGATGCTTGCTGGTTCCTCTTTGTACATGTATGGGGAGGAAAAGGCCAAAGCTCCTGATGAAACTAAACAACAAGCCAAGCTTCCTCTACCAGAACTTAAATGGGAACATCACAAAGTCCATGAGAAAAGAGCTATTCTGACCCTTGTTGGAACTACTGCAAGTTATGGAAGTGCTGATGGGAGTACAATTCTTGCCTCTTGTTCAGAag gaactGATATCATCCTTTGGCATGGAAGAACTGGTAAGATTTTGGGAAATGTTGACACAAATCAGTTGAAAAATACCATGGCCGCCATATCACCAAACGGGCGTTTAATTGCTGCCGCAGCTTTTACTGCAGATGTGAAG ATCTGGGAAATTGTATACTCAAAGGATGGTTCAGTCAAGGAGGTTTCAAAAGCTATGCAGCTTAAAGGGCATAAG AGTGCAGTAACTTGGTTATGCTTTGCTCATAACTCGGAGCAAATCATCACAGCATCCAAAGATGGTTCAATAAGAATATGGAATATCAATG TTCGGTATCATCTTGACGAGGATCCAAAAACTCTGAAGGTGTTTCCAATACCACTTGATGTTTCAAGTGGTGCTACTTTGCATTATGATCGTCTCAGTATATCCCCTGATGGAAGGATATTAGCAGCAACCCATGGTTCGACATTGCAGTGGTTATGTATGGAAACTGGGAAGGTTTTGGACACGGCTGACAAAGCACACGAGG GTGACATCACATGCATTTCATGGGCGCCTAAGGCCATTCATATGG GAGATGGAGAAGTTTTGGTTTTAGCCACAGCCAGTGTTGACAAGAAAGTGAAGTTGTGGGCAGCTCCACCAATTCACTGA